The Salegentibacter sp. Hel_I_6 region AAGTGGTTAAAAAATGGAATTACTTGCGAGTTAGAAGTTATAGGAATGGAAAATTATAACCATTCTAAAGGTTACGACCTACCGGTAAAACCCTCTCCGAATTTGCCTAATGCGCAGGCTATAAATTTATATCCAAGCCTATGTTTCTTTGAAGGAACCAATGTGAATGCAGGTCGAGGAACCGATAAGCAATTCCAGGTATTTGGCTCGCCTTTTTTAGATGAGAATCACTTTGATTTCACCTATACCCCTGAATCTAAAGCAGGAGCTAAAAGCCCAAAACATCTTGGAAAAGAATGTTACGGAAGGGATTTAAGCGAAATTGCCAGGATAGATCAAATAAATTTAGAATGGCTCATTGAAGCTTATCAAAACACCGAAAACAAAGGAGAATTCTTCAACGCTTTTTTCACAAAACTGGCGGGAACCAAAGAATTACAAACTCAAATTGAAAAAGGTTTATCTGCTCAAGAAATAAGGGAAAGCTGGCAGCAAGGTTTGGAAAATTTTGAAGTGAAAAGAAAGCAATACCTAATTTATTAAGGGGGTTGCGGGATACGAGTTGCGGGTTTCGGAATATTAACTTTTCCAGTTCAATTCTACATATTGGATGAATTTATTAATTTTTGCTCCCAGAATTTCGTAGTTCTTAACAAGGTCTTCCTGAGGTCCCATAATAGCAGGATAAAGGTGTAATAACTTATTAAAATGTAAAATGGTTTCATCATTACTGGCGTGGGAATAAGTTAAGAACTTAATGAAGTCAGCTTTGTACCGCTTTCTTCCATAACCTTCAACAATATTTGTAACTACAGAATCTGAAGATCTTCTTATCTGACTCCCCAATTCGTACAATTCATATTTTGGAAGCTTTAAACTTAGAGAATGAACTTGAAAGAATAAATTAAGGGAAGACTTGTAAATATCAAGATCGCGGTAATTAGAACTCATATTTTAGGTTTTATTTTGTTTCAATATATAAAAATGAATCAAATTCTTAACGCGCAAACCGAAACACGCAACAACTACTAAGAAAACTACGGCTACGAACAACGCGCATCTTGCAACCCGCAACAAAATCAAGAACAAACCATCTTAAATCACTACAATTCATTCGAAGCCATAACCTAAACAAGCATTCTAAGTCTTCACCCTCCTTTTCATCTCCTCAACGATATTGTAAGCAGCAGGACAAATGGCGGTATTTTTAATCGTGAGATTGGAGATTTTATGAAAATCCTTCCTATCGGTATGCGGAAATTCCCGGCAGGCTTTTGGGCGAACATCATAGATTAAGCAATAATTATCGGGAGCCAAAAAAGTACAGGGCACTTGCTGCAACACATAGTCATTATCTTCATCTATTCGCAAATACTGCTCAATAAACTGCTGCGGTTTTTGCTTTAAATGCTTGCTTATTCGCTCTACATCTTTGTTTGTAAAGAGCGGCCCGGTAGTCTTACAGCAATTTGCACAATCCAGGCAATTGGTTCTGGAAAATTCTTCCTCATGCATTTCCTGCATTTGCCTATCCAGATCTTTGGGCGGCTTTTTTCTAAGTTTTGCAAAAAACTTTTTATTTTCCTTATGCTTATCTTTGGCCTTTTCAGGGAGATTTTTAATAATTTCCTCCATTAGGCAAAGATATAAAACGAACCTACACCGCGTTAATGAATCAGCAAACTTCAGTAAAAGACATTTTTGGAAAAGCGATCTCAGCTTATTATCACCAAAAAGATGAAACCGATATCCAGGTGCATTCTCCCGATTTTGATGATGATATAATTCCTGTCCCCTATTTATTCCGAGGTTATGCCGAAATGCCTCCTTTAGAAAAAAAAGCCCTGCAACTTGCTAAAGGTCGGGTTTTAGATGTTGGTTGCGGCGCCGGCAGCCATTCGCTTTATCTTCAGCAGGAGAAAAAATTAGAAGTGATGGCTATTGATACTTCAAAAGGAGCTATTGAAGTTTCCCGTCTACGCGGAATTAATGATGCCCAAAACATTGATTTCTTCGAATTAAAAAATGAAAAATTCGACACCATAGTCATGCTAATGAATGGCAGCGGAATCATTGGTAAACTCAAAAATTTGGACAAATTTTTTAAAAAATCTAAAGAATTACTAAATCCCGGCGGAAAAATACTCCTGGATTCTTCAGATCTAAGTTATTTATTTGATCGCGACGAAGATGGCGGAATTTGGATAGATTCTGAAGCGCCTTATTATGGAGAGTTAGAATTTAAAGTAACTTACAAGGGAGAGAGTTCAGATTATTTTGATTGGCTTTATATAGATTTTCAAACCCTTAAATTTGCCGCCGAGACAAACAATTTTAGTTGCAATCTTATTAAAAAAGGAGAGCATTTCGATTATTTAGCTGAATTACAGCCTTTAAACCAATAAATTTATATTTTTACAAAAAAATGCTTTTCAATGTTCAAATATAAATACGCACTTCTCCTGTTTTTTATTTCTGTTTTAAGTGTCTCCTGTTCCTCAGAAACTGATGAAGATGATGGTGGAATTCCCGGAATTGATAGAACAGCCAACTTACAGGGGCTTGGGGATTCAGCGGGTGACCTCCTTAGCGATATGAATTTTACTTCAATGAATATTGAAATTGTATATGTAAATGGATTTGAACCCAATGCGGCAGCCCTGGCAAATTTCAAAAGTTTCCTTGAAGAACGCACTTTTAAACCAGATGGCATCAATATTAGCCTTAGAGCTGTTTCCTCCTCAGGGAAAGCGCCTTTTTCTATAGAAGAAATTGTTGAAATTGAAAAAGATACCCGAACGATTTATAATGCAGGTGATGAAATTGGAATCTATATTTATATTGCTGATGGCAGTAGCGAAAAAGACGAAGAAAACAAGTTCACTTTAGGTTCTGCATTTAGAAATACTTCCATGGTAATTTTTGGGGAAACCATACAAAACTTTGCCGGTAGACCAAATGCACCAAGCGAAAGCGATATTGAAGCTGCAGTGTTAAACCACGAGTTTGGCCATTTATTTGGACTGGTTGATATTGGTACCGAGCCACAATCTGATCATAAAGATGAAGATAACGAAGGACATTGTAATGTTGATGATTGCCTAATGCGCGCTTCTATTGAATTTGGTAGTGGAGTTATGGATGGTATTGAAGGTGGTCGTATTCCAAGACTTGGCCCAGAATGCATAAGAGATCTGCAAGCTGCCGGGGGGAGATAATCTGTTAAATACAAGGTTTGAAATACGAGGTACGAAGTTTAAAATCGTAACAATTCACTATCATCCGCAAAACCTGTTTTCAAATGTAATCCCTAAATTCTTTCAAAGCCTGCCCCGATTTTTATCGGGGATCTAAGATGTATTGAATAAAACGTGTAAGAAGCTAAAATGAGTGCAACTTAACGAAAACCATAATTCTTCACTTCAAGCTCCACCTTAATTCGCCACTTCACTAATAAATTTAATGCGGTATAGCCTCAATTCTTCATCGTCGTAATCACCGTCAAATTCCTGGATTGCTTCATCTATTTTATCGGTTTGAGCTTCCAGGAAATAGTCATGAATTTCTTCCTGTTGGTCTTCATCTAAAATATCGTCTATCCAGTAATTGATATTCAACTTGGTTCCGCTATATACAATGGCCTCCATTTCCTTAATAAACTCTTTCATCTCCATACCTTTAGCGGAAGCAATATCATCTAAAGGCAATTTTCGGTCTACATTCTGAATTATATATAATTTCAAAGCCGAATTAGCGCCGGTACTTTTCACCACCAGATCATCGGGTCTAATAATTTCGTTATCTTCTACATAGCGCTGAATTAGCTCTACAAAATCTTTTCCGAATTTTTTGGCTTTGTTCTCTCCTACGCCAAAAATATTGGTAAGCTCTTCAATAGAAACCGGATATTTTATAGCCATATCTTCCAACGAGGGATCTTGAAATACTACAAAAGGCGGCACCTCATTCTTAACAGCTACTTTTTTCCGAAGATCCTTAAGCATTTTAACCAATTGCTCATCTATACCCCCTGCAGATTTATTGGTGGTTGGAACAGCTTCAGTAGTACTGTCAAAAATATGATCGTCGGTCATCATAAAAGATTTCGGATTTTTTAGAAAATCCTCTCCTTTAGGAGTTAGTTTGATCACGCCATAAGTTTCAATATCCTTTTTCAACAAACCGGCAACCAAAACCTGGCGTATTAAAGCCATCCAGTATTTACCATCCCTGCCTTTTCCTTGTCCAAATAAAGGATGTGCATCGGTTTTATGAGATAAAAT contains the following coding sequences:
- a CDS encoding four helix bundle protein is translated as MSSNYRDLDIYKSSLNLFFQVHSLSLKLPKYELYELGSQIRRSSDSVVTNIVEGYGRKRYKADFIKFLTYSHASNDETILHFNKLLHLYPAIMGPQEDLVKNYEILGAKINKFIQYVELNWKS
- a CDS encoding YkgJ family cysteine cluster protein, with the protein product MEEIIKNLPEKAKDKHKENKKFFAKLRKKPPKDLDRQMQEMHEEEFSRTNCLDCANCCKTTGPLFTNKDVERISKHLKQKPQQFIEQYLRIDEDNDYVLQQVPCTFLAPDNYCLIYDVRPKACREFPHTDRKDFHKISNLTIKNTAICPAAYNIVEEMKRRVKT
- a CDS encoding bifunctional 2-polyprenyl-6-hydroxyphenol methylase/3-demethylubiquinol 3-O-methyltransferase UbiG codes for the protein MNQQTSVKDIFGKAISAYYHQKDETDIQVHSPDFDDDIIPVPYLFRGYAEMPPLEKKALQLAKGRVLDVGCGAGSHSLYLQQEKKLEVMAIDTSKGAIEVSRLRGINDAQNIDFFELKNEKFDTIVMLMNGSGIIGKLKNLDKFFKKSKELLNPGGKILLDSSDLSYLFDRDEDGGIWIDSEAPYYGELEFKVTYKGESSDYFDWLYIDFQTLKFAAETNNFSCNLIKKGEHFDYLAELQPLNQ